The Alnus glutinosa chromosome 3, dhAlnGlut1.1, whole genome shotgun sequence nucleotide sequence tcttcttttcggttcttttgaataatttttgtgGTTATTTGCTTTGATTTTCGCTTGCAAATACTCGGTGGGAGCTTAGGCCAGGGGATTTTGATCCCATTGAAAAGTTTTGGATGAGATTTTCACCGGAAataggtggccgaaccatctcAAGGCTTCGGTCACCTTCTATTTGGTCAAAAGATGAGGCCAagtaacactttttttttagcttagctttaaaaataaaaattatggacGACACATGTCATTAATTACATAATTTGATCTAACATGAAACATTAACGGAATTCGTCAAGATGTTGAACGAAATTAAGTTAACAATAGGAacttattatttgttattttagcaTATTACAAGAAAATCAATATTATACCACATAAAGCTCATCGTACATCAATATAATTGCAtagactaattttacatttttttataaaagaaaattagtttgaTCTTCAAGACAAGTGGCAATTAATGGTAATTGACTCGATGGACatgttttcttatatatatagcaggCAATTAAGGATTGCATAGACCATGGTTAGATTAATTAGGCACATTCATCTCTCTCATTATtcgtgtttaattaattaatgaagtaACGTTTCATCATTGTTGGGTGGGGTTTAGGCCGGGCACAATATTTCGAAACATCTCGCTTAGGTTGACGTTTAGAACCTAGATAAAGCAAGATGCCtcaatccaatttatttagAATCCCAAAATCCAGGTCAGGCTTTACTTCGATTCCACCACAAACATCAACGTTTCACATCATCATTGAGCCTTATCATCGTAGCGGACATATACTCAAAGTTGTTGTTCTAAAACGCAATGAAACAATAACATTCGCATCAACAATGACAAAACCATCAATTACacatcaaatttcaaattttcccaCTACTACCGAACAAAGCCACATCAAAACACACACCGGcaacaaaaatacacaaaattaaGTCTGGAAAAATAAAGTCGGGATACTCAATATATAGTTCCTAATTTCATCCATTGCACTGATAAGGTGCTATATCGGACTCTAGTGTCCTAGTTGTCGTCATCAAAATAATTGTCATCTTTTTTATGAGAGGAGCTGCTCAATCGCTTATTGTCGTCTAGATATCTTTGCAATGATGGGATTGCAGATTAACTCGAGTCCAATTAGCTTTTCCTCAAACTCATCTGCCTCCACATGCTGGATACCATTTAACCAGCGAATCACGTGCTTAATAGCAGCTTCAATCTTCTCCTTACCAGCAGCGTCAACCTTGTCACCAATCTCCTTATCAGTCACAGTGCTCCTCATTTTGTACGCATAGTTCTCCAAAGCTTCCTTAGCCTTAGCCTTCTTCATGTGCTCATCATCTTCAACTTCGTATTTCTTTGCGTCCAGAACCATCCTATGAATCTCTTCAGTGGATAGCGAAGccttgtaatttgtaattgtGATACCATAACTAATGCCAGTGGTCTTCTCCACGGCAGAAACTTTCATGATACCATTGGCATCAATCTCAAAGCATACTTTAATCTGAGGGACACACTTGGGTGCTGCAGGAATGCGGGTAAGCTCAAATTCTCCCAACCAGTTGTTATCCACAGTTCTTGCTCTCTCACCCTCATAAACTGAGACCAAAACAGAAGTTTGGTTGTCAAAAAAAGTGGTGTAATCATGATCCATCTTTGTAGGAATGGCGGTATTCCTGGGAATCACAACGGACATCTCATCAAGACGGACCTTCACCCCAAGGGACAGAGGGGTGACATCCAAGAGAACaatgttttgaattttctcATTACCCATACCGGCCATCTTTGCAGCTTGAACAGCGGCTCCGTAAGCCACAGCTTCATCTGGGTTGATGCTCTTGTTAAGCTGCTTTCCATCAAACAAGTCTTGCAACAGTTCTTGCACCCTGGGAATTCTGGAAGAACCACCAGTAAGAACGACATCGTGGACTTCGCTCTTGTCCATCTTAGCATCAGTCAAACACTTCTCCACAAGCTCAATAGACTTCCTGAACAAGTCCATATTGAGTTCCGCAAATCTAGCACGAGTTATACTTAAGGAGAAATCAATACCATTATATAAAGAATCGACGTCAATGTTAGTCTCGACTGCAGAAGAAAGAATTCTCTTTGCTCTCTCACAAGCAGTTCTCAACCTCCTTACAGCTCTAGCATTTCCATTGATGTTCTCATTGTGATGCCTCTTAAATATTTTAACGCAATGCTTTAACATTTTGTTGTCAAAGTCCTCACCTCCAAGATGAGTGTCTCCAGCAACAGCCTTTACTTCAAAAGTACCATTGTCAATAGTAAGTAGTGAGACATCAGTCGTGCCACCTCCCAAATCAAAGATTAACACATTTCTCTTACCACTGCCCACCTTGTCAAGACCGTAACCAATGGCTGCAGCCGTTGGTTCGCTAATTATCCTCATGACATTGAGACCTGCAATGCCTCCAGCATCTTTTGTGGCCTTACGCTGTGAATCATTGAAGTAGGCCGGGACAGTGACTACAGCATTCTTCACAGTTGTGCCGAGGTATGCCTCAGCAATCTCACGCATCTTTTTGAGGACCATTGATGAGATTTCCTCGGCAGCAAAATGCTTCTCTTCACCCTTATAAGTGACAACAATCATAGGCTTGTCGATAGGACCTTCAATGACCTTGAATGGCCAGAGCTTGATATCGTTTTGAACTGAGGAATCACTAAATCTCCTACCAATCAACCGCTTTGCATctgtaaaataaaagaaaattgataaaATGATTCAAGAGGACTAAAGTAAGAGTATCAAATCTCAATATTTATGAGATTTAAATAGGCAttaccttctttctttcttttttgttttttactaaTAAATTGTTATGGTGGCGTAGGATCATATTTAGgatttgaaaatgaatttgTGCAGTTAGTAGGTTCCATATACCTctaaaaactatatatttaaAACAGTCGGCATATTAAGAATTGGAATGAAAGAGAGCTATGTGGCACAAGATCAATGCGTGTAACCTCattggaaaaaacaaaacaatttatttGGCCAATTTTCTCAAgaagtaatttatttttatcaagaTCATCTACTTTTTGGGTCAAGATCGTCTAGCGGACAATTTGTTgtaagtttattttattttttattaaatctatAACAAAACAATCATATAAGATCAGAAAGTCATTTCAATATTTCCTAAGAGGTCGCTTGAAATGTTTTTCACCTGTTGATTGAGTTTGAATTAAAAATGGACATCTAGATTTATGTTATGTGAATGATTTTATAGACATATAACGGGataatttgttaggttttgaaAGAATCTAGACCCTTTAAATTCGTGAAAGAGAACTTAAATATTTTTGAACACAatgtttgagattaattttctaCATACCTCATTATTTCATCatgcttaaatagaaaatattacaacccTAGaggtgaaaataataataataataataaacaaatttgatttgatttgattaccgtcaattacaatcaatcctTTAAAGAGTAATTATCGTATAAAGAAAGTATCAAATCATAACATATActctaaaataagaaaaatatcctaccatatatattatatattttaatattcatACCTACTCCGCTTAAAATTCCATTTTCATATCAATTTATAACCAATCACCTTTCAactcttcctctttttccttttttttttccccagaaAAACCATGTATATAATCTAGTCTATAtcactgtttattttattatatatatatatatagcctttcACTGTTTAACTTAAACCTGAGACTTCTGATTTCATGAATTAAAATCCTAAACcttcatatattatttaaatatgttCCTTTCGTCCAATTTGAACACATGTAGACGCCACTGAGCATAAATTGGCACACCCTTGATAAGCACGCGCCATTGACAATAAAgcttagtttttctttttcttttctgtttttggtttATGGATAAaaaatttttataaactgatttgtaggaaatttcctacaacctacatataaaagtgacataTGTCCTTTAagtatgtgagaatcacatattttttattaatgctattaaaaatgcatgtaagaagcacatgttattaaaaaaaatatgtgaaaagaACGCGtgtcacttttttttatatgtgggttgtagaaaatttcttacaaactggtttggaggaaatttttgtccttggTTTACTGTGTGTCACATAGAAAGTggaaagagaaggaaagaaaagaaaaagggaaatgtTAGTGAGAGATTACCAAAGACAGAGTTAGTGGGATTCTTGTCCACCTGGTTCTTGGCTGCATCACCGACCAAACGCTCTTTGTCAGTGAAGGCAACATGAGACGGCGTCGTCCTGTTGCCCTGATCGTTCACTATTATCTCAATTCGATCATTCTGCCACACTGCCACGCACGAGTACGTGGTCCCCAGATCAATCCCTATCGCAGGCCACTCTCCTTCGCCGGCCATTCTCGAAGTCTGGAATCACGTACGGAAATGAAGTAGATGAAGGCAGACTCTGAGTCAACGATCACGAAAGTGAAGTAGATGACAGGTTGAAGATGGTCATTTTATAGAATTTGTTTCCTTGCTCACGAAGTAGACAGAGAATCTTATCGTGCTAAAGGGTTGAAAAAAGTTGCCTCTTTAACATGAAATGACTTTCATTCGTTTCTAAAGCAAATACGGAGgttactttatctctttctcttttctttttgcaagTCTCGTGGATTTATTTAAATCATAAATAAATGgagagaaattattttataatttatatactaTTTATAATCCCTAATAGTGTATATGTTTAGGATCCAGATCCTCTTTAGTTCATTAAATCGACCGGCCACGTactcaagaaaaaagaaaaactctaaATTAATCCCATCCAGCCTGTCTCCTGTccttttttgtcatttcttcCACCGTTTCCATTTCTTCCACGTTCCTCGGCTCTCTACAGCGGACTCATGAAAAAGTTGAAAGGCTTCTTCAGGATTCAGATTTTTGGCATAACCATCAACAACCGTATTGTTAAGAAATCAAATTCTTCTCAGACAGCATATCAAAAGCTGTACGGGCAGAAGAGAGTGGGCAGTACCTTTACCTCTTAGTAGAGAGAGCCAGAGGATATATGCACCGGTAAACTATGTTGGAAATATAAAGATGTGAAACTACATAAAGttgaagaaataagaaaaaaaaaaatattggacaaAAAGGTGAATCTAAATCTATCTTTTAGATAAATATTGTCTCTTACTTAAACAACAAGTTTTGCAAATGTAAATCTTTTTCTCTCATGACGttagtttatatattatatcaTTTCTTATACAAAAGTTGATAAATTGGAAGTCAGTGATCATGAAGTGTTTCATAAAATATCCGAAAGACTATGTTCATAGTTAGATCTTGACATGTCTTTTTTCTACTACTACTGTGTGCAGACGTTGCTACCAGGCTCCAGCGGAGAGTATTGATGGGACTAAGCTGAAACAACCTGAGAGAGAATGAAATAAATATGTTCGaacagaaatttttttattcaggTCAGACTGATCAATATATGCTATATGTGGCCTAGCTTTAAATTCAAATCCAGTTTCAGCATTTGAACATTTTTGCTTCTGGGTTTGTTTGGAATACATTTTTGCTAGTTTAGGTTGATATTTAGAAATGCCTCTAATCCAATTTAATTATCAGAATTTTAATTTGTGGAAACTGCATTTGCAAGCAATCCAACTGGAAAGAACGGCTAGAAACACTTGGAAAAGTAATTACCAAATCTGTTTTTGTAATTTACTTCAGTATCATTTAAACATTCAAGCAAATAAAAGATTCATATCCTCTCACTACAAGAATTTTGGTATTTAGCGACGACAAAACGATGATGCTAAAAATTCAAAAGTCGCCGATAATAGGTCATAACAATTGCTAGCTCCATCGAGAAAGGTTACAGCGACGACCTCGATGTCGTCACTAATAGCGTAAGGACTTAAACTTCATTGCGGATATTGAGTTATTAGCGACAACCCATGGTCGTGGCTGATAGCTTTGtattgcttttatatatatcaaaacgtCGTCGTTTTAAACACAAAGTTGTCTTATCGTGGTTTCCTGTTTGACGTTATTTAAGGGTAGTGTGTCTTGCTTCTCCACATGTCTGCAAAACTTGGTTCTTGGAGCAAGCCCAACAATAGAGGTGACGCTTCAAGGGTCGAGCGAAAGACTCACGCTTAGGAGACCTGTGCTTTGAAGACCCCGGTGTTCGAAATACCCTTGCTTAAAAAACCCACGCTCAGAAACCCACTGCTCGGAATTCCCGGTGAACGGAAGATCCAGTTCAGTTTTCCTCCCCATTTATCTTGCTTCAGTCTGGTAGTCACGTCTCGGTGTACCAGTAATCTCGTCTGGTGGTTCATGCAGCTTGCGGTTTTGGAGTTTTCTACTTCAAAACTTTTGTTCTCTGCAAGTCAATGAATCTGGATTTGCTTGATAGGCAATTTGACCGATCTCTCAGCTGGAAGGTAAGATGGTTGCCTTTGTATGTTTTTGCCCTTTAATTGGGTGTTGAAGCACTCTTGGTAAAGTTGGCTGGGTTGGCGAGGAAGAAAGCAACTATTGTGTGGAGAAGGAGTGgatttttgtcttttccttttattaacCCCTGTATTGACAAGAAGGCCTCTCctgttcaaagaaaaaaaaacccaccctCCTTTGTTGGTCgaagagctagagagagacccATTTTGTTACTCTTTATTCATCAAATACAAATTCAGAAACCcatttcttttcattctttttcaaCAAATGCAAAGGAAACAGAGGAAGTGAGAGACCcatttttcttacttttcatTTGccgaaaagagagagagaaagaaacctgaACGTTCTCCCCTTAGAAACGAAACTTTCTCGCACCAAGCTTCTTGCATAGTACTTTGACGAGAActaagaagagagagaaatgccATGTGGTGGAGAAAGCGTTACTCAAATCAACAACGAGAATGATTTTGACTTTCACTTGACCCCAACAAGTCTCAACCCAACCCTGAGACTAAATATGGCAAGAAGAAGAATCTTCGGCTATGTTACCGGCCGGCTTGTGTCGAGAACCAGCATGCACAAATGTCGAGAAGCAAGACGAAGTGGAACATGTTCCAACTTCGTTGCCACTAAGGCGATATGTGGTAAAAAAATCTATCGTTTTTCCTCTGTGAGCAAAGGTCTTTTTTGGGCGTGACAAGGGAGGAGGGGATCCTTTGGCTTCCCTCCTCCCGTAGGATGTGGTAGGTTTTGTTTTGTGAATAAGTCTCATTCTCTCTTTGGGTGTCGTATGCATCTGAAGCGGTTACGGGCTGGAGAAGGTTTTTCTTTCACTTGGTAGGGTGTAATCGGCAGACGATTTCTCCTGATTTGCGGCGCCCGATGTCTGATTTCTACCAAGATTTTGTGATTTGCCGCTGGTTTGGTTGGTTACGTTGGAGACGAAATCGCGTGACGAAATCGTACAAGTCCTAGTTTGGTTTTTTCTTCCAAGgattttttggcctttttgaTCCGCCGATGCTAGTTCGGTTGTCCATACCAGAGACGACATCGCTCAGATGCTATTCATGGTTGTTTTGTAGCAGTGACGGCTTAGGGATTTTGCACTGGAAGGGCGGTTTAGAGGAAAGGGGATCGGCGGTTTCAGCGTTTTTGTTTTCACCGATTTTTTTGCAACTGGGGCGACGTGCGACACAAATTCCGAACCGACTTTGCTTGATTGTGGGCAATTTTTTTGGGTGCGGACTAGGGACGATTTTCTTGGAACTACTCAGGAATCATTGGGGGTGATTTTCTTGGAATCGCAGAACGTGCATCAAACTGTTTTGTAGTTGTGGGAAGTGGGAGAAATGGTCCGGCCTTTGCAtttgtagttgtttttattttttgtttgtcttgttgTTTCCCCTTAGCCTTTTGAGCTAATGGTGGAGTTGTTTATCCCCTTGGTGTTGATCCGGTGGTTTTGGTTGTTGGTGTGTTCTTTTGGCAGTTTGCTCTGTGTTTGTCACCGTAGAGGCATCATTTTGTTTGGCTAGGTTTTTATTTGTAGCAGTGCTGCCTGTATTGGTCTGAGTCTTTTGGCTCAGGTGAGATATTCCCTTATTTGGGGATGTCTTGTGTACACCTATATGGTGGTTTGGTCTATACCTTTCTTTTGATCAATGAAAGATTTATCTTtccttcaaaaagaaaagaaaaagtggaaCATGTTCCCACTGCCCTTAAACGACATCAAGCAGGAAACCATGTACAAATGAAACGTTTGCTTCAGATAACTTCGAGATAAGACAATTTTGGAACAATCTTAACTGTTCATTGATTTACAGATGTTGTAGTGTAAAACTACAACAGATAAGCTGGATTCCACAGGCGCGACATGAGATTTGGGAGACACATTCCAAGGCAAACGTCTTGCGACGGTTcgataatttattttaaataaataattattcgGTGAGTcgaaatcataatttttttatttttattttgatttcttattaTTTGATGGGAGAAAtaaattagttaaaaaaaattaattgagggTCTCAAATCGAgcatataaataaaagaaatgtatAATCGATCTATCAGTACGAGCTTAAGGTACAATTAGGTATAGGTTGGAAATACCTCTctactaaattatttttcaagtttCTGTTGCtggttctttaatttgtttgagcAAAAATGGATGAAGGGATTCTAAATCTTTTTTCACTACATGTTTCAgcataatatttattttgtatgctaagatataatttttttttctctatttatctcaaaagcttaagttgataagaaTTTGTGAATTTCATCATTTAATTCGTATTCCAAATATTCTCCCTTAAGTGTCGGCACAAACTCTTAGTCAACAAGTGAGACTCAATACTTGAAATgttcaatttaaataaaagataCTCTTTCTCATGTGTGAGTTAGTAACTGATATGGATACGTACTTAACACGTAAAATGTTCAATTCAAATGAAAGGTGAATTACGGAAATAATGTTAATACTCAAAACTTTTGTTCAGATACCATTTTAAATTACTAGCTAGTTatcttaaaaacattaaaaaaacaaaatcaaacatttaattaatattcccCGTTCTCTTCACTAGGTTAATATTCCGTTCGAGTTTAATAAGTAACTAaccaaatttcttttaatattcCGTTCACGTTTGATAACTAAGAAAATTAACTGTCATCAAAACACACTGGCAACAAAAATGCCCAAAACAAGTCGGGATACATTTGCACTGATAAGGTGCTATAACGGATCCTCTAGTGTTCTAATTgtcttcatttttaatatttgcgATGATGGGATTGCATATTAACTCAAGTTCAATCAGTTTGTCCCTGAACTCATCTCCCTCCGCATGCTGGAGCAGCTGGACACCATCTAACCAATGAATCACCTGCTTAACAGCAGCTTCAATCTTCTCCTTACCATCAGCGTCAAGCTTTTCACCAATCTCCTTATCATTGAGAATGTTCCTCATTTTGAACGCATACTTCTCCAAAGCTTCCTTAGCCCTAACCTTCTTCTTGTGCTCATTATCTTCAACTTCGTATTTCTCTGCGTCCTGTACTATCCTATGAATCTCTTGTGTGGATAGTGAACccttgtaatttgtaattgtGATTTTGTAACTTACACCAGTGGTCTGCTCCACGGCAGAAACATTCAAGATACCATTGGCATCAATCTCAAAGCATGCTTTCATATTAGCGACACCCTTGGGTGCTGCAGGAATGGGGGAAAGCGTAAATTCTCCCAACCAGTTGTTATCCACAACTCTGGCTCTCTCACCCTCATAAATTGGGAACAAAGCTGAAGTTTGGTTGTCATAAATGGTGGTGTAGTTCTGCTCCATCTTGGTAGGAATGGCAGTATTCCTCGGAATCACAACGGACATGTGCCCTTCATAACCAAAGCTCACCCCAAGGGACAAAGGGGTGACATCCAATAGCACAATGTGTTGAACTTTCTCATTACCCATACCGGCCATCTTTGCAGCTTGAACAGCGGCTCCGTAAGCCACAGCTTCATCTGGGTTGATGCTCTTGCTAAGCTGCTTTCCATCAAACAAGTCTTGCAACAGTTCTTGCACCTTGGGAATTCTGGAAGAACCACCAGTAAGAACGACATCGTGGACTCCGCTCTTGTCCATCTTAGCATCAGTCAAACATTTCTCCACAAGCTCAATAGACTTCCTGAACAAGTCCATATTGAGTTCTGCAAATCTAGCACGAGTAATACTTGAGGAGAAATCAATACCATTATATAAAGAATCGACTTCAATGGTAGTCTCGGCTGTAGAAGAAAGAATTCTTTTTGCTCTCTCACAAGCAGTTCTCAACCTCCTTAAAGCTCTAGCATTTCCACTGATATCCTCCTTGTGATGCCTATTaaatatttcaacaaagtgCTTTAACATTCTGTTATCAAAGTCCTCACCTCCGAGGTGAGTATCTCCCGCAACGGCCTTCACTTCAAAAGTACCCTCGTCAATGGTAAGTAGTGAGACATCTGTAGTGCCACCACCCAAATCAAAGATCAACACATTTCTCTTACCAATGTCCACCTTGTCAAGACCGTAACCAATGGCTGCGGCCGTTGGTTCGTTGATTATCTTCATGACATTGAGACCT carries:
- the LOC133862506 gene encoding heat shock 70 kDa protein 1-like codes for the protein MAGEGVWPAIGIDLGTTYSCVAVWQNDRVEIIVNDQGNRTTPSYVAFTDKERLVGSAAKNQVARNPTNSVFDAKRLIGRRFSDSLVQNDLKLWPFKVIEGPADKPMIVVTYKGEEKQFAAEEISSMVIKYMREIAETYLGTTVRNAVITVPAYFNDSQRKATKDAGGIAGLNVMKIINEPTAAAIGYGLDKVDIGKRNVLIFDLGGGTTDVSLLTIDEGTFEVKAVAGDTHLGGEDFDNRMLKHFVEIFNRHHKEDISGNARALRRLRTACERAKRILSSTAETTIEVDSLYNGIDFSSSITRARFAELNMDLFRKSIELVEKCLTDAKMDKSGVHDVVLTGGSSRIPKVQELLQDLFDGKQLSKSINPDEAVAYGAAVQAAKMAGMGNEKVQHIVLLDVTPLSLGVSFGYEGHMSVVIPRNTAIPTKMEQNYTTIYDNQTSALFPIYEGERARVVDNNWLGEFTLSPIPAAPKGVANMKACFEIDANGILNVSAVEQTTGVSYKITITNYKGSLSTQEIHRIVQDAEKYEVEDNEHKKKVRAKEALEKYAFKMRNILNDKEIGEKLDADGKEKIEAAVKQVIHWLDGVQLLQHAEGDEFRDKLIELELICNPIIANIKNEDN
- the LOC133862509 gene encoding heat shock cognate 70 kDa protein-like, producing the protein MAGEGEWPAIGIDLGTTYSCVAVWQNDRIEIIVNDQGNRTTPSHVAFTDKERLVGDAAKNQVDKNPTNSVFDAKRLIGRRFSDSSVQNDIKLWPFKVIEGPIDKPMIVVTYKGEEKHFAAEEISSMVLKKMREIAEAYLGTTVKNAVVTVPAYFNDSQRKATKDAGGIAGLNVMRIISEPTAAAIGYGLDKVGSGKRNVLIFDLGGGTTDVSLLTIDNGTFEVKAVAGDTHLGGEDFDNKMLKHCVKIFKRHHNENINGNARAVRRLRTACERAKRILSSAVETNIDVDSLYNGIDFSLSITRARFAELNMDLFRKSIELVEKCLTDAKMDKSEVHDVVLTGGSSRIPRVQELLQDLFDGKQLNKSINPDEAVAYGAAVQAAKMAGMGNEKIQNIVLLDVTPLSLGVKVRLDEMSVVIPRNTAIPTKMDHDYTTFFDNQTSVLVSVYEGERARTVDNNWLGEFELTRIPAAPKCVPQIKVCFEIDANGIMKVSAVEKTTGISYGITITNYKASLSTEEIHRMVLDAKKYEVEDDEHMKKAKAKEALENYAYKMRSTVTDKEIGDKVDAAGKEKIEAAIKHVIRWLNGIQHVEADEFEEKLIGLELICNPIIAKISRRQ